In one Pseudomonas sp. SG20056 genomic region, the following are encoded:
- the pflM gene encoding lysogeny maintenance protein PflM encodes MDNYLRRPHTPDCGCSVCWSKVEMAKPDPCPSTPCDQCRPAFVQPVRALKMRLVAGAWTPLLSQWEITPAFTCAKHTPSDRPPKYWSVVVNIGKPVPFVPLHEPFELTG; translated from the coding sequence ATGGACAACTACCTCCGCCGCCCACATACACCGGATTGCGGCTGCTCTGTCTGCTGGTCAAAGGTCGAGATGGCCAAGCCCGATCCTTGCCCGTCCACACCCTGCGACCAATGCCGCCCCGCGTTTGTCCAACCCGTGCGCGCTCTCAAGATGCGCCTCGTCGCTGGTGCCTGGACGCCCTTGCTTTCCCAGTGGGAAATCACCCCGGCCTTTACCTGCGCCAAACACACGCCAAGCGACCGCCCCCCCAAGTATTGGAGCGTTGTGGTCAACATCGGCAAGCCGGTGCCTTTCGTTCCGCTGCACGAACCTTTCGAGCTGACAGGGTGA